From Pseudomonas hefeiensis, one genomic window encodes:
- a CDS encoding aldehyde dehydrogenase family protein, producing MRYAHPGTEGAIVSFKSKYGNYIGGEFVAPVKGQYFTNTSPVNGQPIAEFPRSTAEDIEKALDAAHAAADAWGATSAQARSLVLLKIADRIEANLEVLAITESWDNGKAVRETLNADIPLAADHFRYFAGCIRAQEGSAAEIDGNTVAYHIHEPLGVVGQIIPWNFPILMAAWKLAPALAAGNCVVLKPAEQTPLGITVLMELIGDLLPPGVLNVVQGFGKEAGEALATSKRIAKIAFTGSTPVGSHIMKCAAENIIPSTVELGGKSPNIFFEDIMQAEPSFIEKAAEGLVLAFFNQGEVCTCPSRALVQESIYDEFMKVVMNKVLQIKRGDPLDTDTMVGAQASEQQFDKILSYLEIAKGEGAELLTGGKVEKLEGNLATGYYIQPTLLKGTNKMRVFQEEIFGPVVSITTFKDEAEALAIANDTEFGLGAGLWTRDINRAYRMGRAIKAGRVWTNCYHLYPAHAAFGGYKKSGVGRETHKMMLDHYQQTKNLLVSYDINPLGFF from the coding sequence ATGCGTTACGCTCACCCCGGTACTGAAGGCGCTATCGTTTCGTTCAAGAGCAAATACGGTAACTACATCGGCGGCGAGTTCGTCGCGCCTGTCAAAGGTCAGTACTTCACCAATACTTCCCCGGTCAATGGCCAGCCCATTGCCGAATTCCCGCGCTCCACGGCCGAAGACATCGAAAAGGCCCTGGACGCCGCCCACGCCGCCGCTGATGCCTGGGGCGCCACGTCCGCCCAGGCCCGTTCGCTGGTCCTGCTGAAAATCGCCGACCGCATCGAAGCCAACCTTGAGGTTTTGGCGATCACCGAGTCCTGGGACAACGGCAAGGCCGTGCGCGAAACCCTCAACGCCGATATACCGCTGGCCGCTGACCATTTCCGCTACTTCGCCGGTTGCATCCGCGCCCAGGAAGGCAGCGCCGCCGAAATCGACGGCAACACCGTGGCCTATCACATCCATGAACCGCTGGGCGTGGTCGGGCAGATCATCCCGTGGAACTTCCCGATCCTGATGGCCGCCTGGAAACTCGCCCCGGCCCTGGCCGCCGGTAACTGCGTGGTGCTCAAGCCGGCCGAGCAAACTCCATTGGGTATTACGGTGCTGATGGAGCTGATCGGCGACCTCCTGCCGCCCGGCGTGCTGAACGTGGTGCAAGGTTTCGGCAAAGAAGCCGGCGAAGCCCTCGCCACCAGCAAGCGCATCGCCAAAATCGCCTTTACCGGCTCGACCCCGGTCGGCTCGCACATCATGAAATGCGCGGCCGAAAACATCATCCCGTCCACCGTGGAACTGGGCGGCAAGTCGCCGAACATCTTCTTCGAAGACATCATGCAGGCCGAGCCGAGCTTCATCGAAAAAGCGGCCGAAGGTCTGGTGCTGGCGTTCTTCAACCAGGGTGAAGTCTGCACTTGCCCTTCCCGCGCCTTGGTGCAGGAGTCGATCTACGACGAGTTCATGAAGGTTGTGATGAACAAAGTCCTGCAGATCAAGCGCGGCGACCCGCTGGACACCGACACCATGGTCGGCGCCCAGGCGTCCGAGCAGCAATTCGACAAGATTCTTTCGTACCTGGAAATCGCCAAGGGCGAAGGCGCCGAGCTGCTGACTGGCGGCAAGGTGGAAAAACTCGAGGGCAACCTGGCCACGGGTTATTACATCCAGCCAACCCTGCTCAAGGGCACCAACAAGATGCGCGTGTTCCAGGAAGAAATCTTCGGCCCGGTGGTGAGCATCACCACCTTTAAGGATGAAGCCGAAGCCCTGGCGATCGCCAACGACACCGAGTTCGGCCTCGGCGCCGGTCTCTGGACCCGCGACATCAACCGCGCCTACCGCATGGGCCGGGCGATCAAGGCCGGTCGCGTCTGGACCAACTGCTACCACCTGTATCCGGCGCATGCCGCGTTTGGTGGTTACAAGAAGTCCGGGGTGGGTCGTGAAACCCACAAGATGATGCTCGACCACTACCAGCAGACCAAGAACCTGCTGGTGAGCTACGACATCAATCCGTTGGGGTTCTTCTAA
- a CDS encoding sigma-54-dependent Fis family transcriptional regulator: MHSNHLSRHAQQVLTVTQGKAHLQGPGSDPSIARSWLRCLEDYHLDPAQNLAPTVLEHGRVLESRERLQQVLHIAGTEMTSLHQQLSGAGHAVLLTDARGVILNCVTAPSERKIFERAGLWLGADWSEACEGTNGIGTCLVERQALTIHQEEHFRGRHTGLTCSASPVFDPHGELLAVLDVSSARPDVSRQSQFHTMALVNLSAKMIESCYFLRCFDNQWLLRFHLQAESVGLFSEGLLAFDGEGRISAVNQSALNLLGHIRGGLLGQRVEDFFDCSLDELLARASAHASASWPLRTRDGRHLFAVLRGQPRNVPVPVVPALKAIEPARLPGICLGDAALQEHFRKALRVFERDVPLLIHGETGSGKEAFAKAVHHASQRAGKNFVALNCAAIPESLIESELFGYRGGSFTGARKEGMRGKLQQADGGTLFLDEIGDMPLALQTRLLRVLEDRQVVPIGGEPEAVNVRIISATHRQLLDRVRDGSFREDLYYRLNGLEIPLPALRERSDKSQLLDFLLAEEAGAEAVSIDEPARQALLGFDWPGNVRQLRNVLRTLAALCDGGRIGLEDLPAMIRQSPSVVVETVAERPLEDAERLALLDALERQRWHMTHTAEQLGISRNTLYRKLRKHAIAR, translated from the coding sequence ATGCACAGCAACCACTTGAGTCGCCATGCCCAGCAAGTCCTGACGGTCACCCAGGGCAAGGCCCATTTGCAGGGCCCAGGCAGCGATCCGTCGATTGCCCGCTCCTGGCTGCGCTGCCTTGAGGACTATCACCTCGACCCGGCGCAGAACCTGGCGCCGACGGTGCTTGAGCATGGGCGGGTGCTGGAAAGCCGCGAGCGCCTGCAACAGGTGTTGCACATTGCCGGCACGGAAATGACCAGCCTGCATCAGCAACTCTCCGGCGCCGGCCACGCGGTGCTGCTGACCGACGCTCGCGGCGTGATCCTCAACTGCGTCACCGCCCCCAGCGAGCGCAAGATTTTCGAACGGGCTGGCCTCTGGCTCGGCGCCGACTGGAGCGAAGCCTGCGAAGGCACCAACGGCATTGGCACCTGCCTGGTGGAGCGCCAGGCCCTGACGATTCATCAGGAAGAACACTTTCGTGGCCGCCACACCGGCCTGACCTGCTCGGCCAGCCCGGTTTTCGACCCCCATGGCGAACTGCTCGCGGTGCTTGATGTGTCCTCGGCCCGGCCGGACGTGTCGCGCCAGAGCCAGTTCCACACCATGGCCTTGGTCAACCTCTCGGCAAAAATGATCGAGAGCTGCTATTTCCTGCGCTGCTTCGATAATCAATGGCTGTTGCGCTTTCACTTGCAGGCCGAGTCCGTGGGGTTGTTCAGCGAGGGGTTGCTGGCGTTTGACGGCGAAGGGCGGATCAGCGCGGTCAACCAGAGCGCGCTGAACCTGTTGGGGCATATTCGCGGTGGCTTGCTGGGTCAGCGGGTGGAGGACTTTTTCGATTGTTCACTGGATGAACTGCTCGCGCGGGCCAGTGCCCATGCCAGCGCCAGTTGGCCGTTGCGCACCCGTGACGGGCGGCATTTGTTTGCCGTGCTGCGGGGGCAGCCGCGCAACGTGCCGGTGCCGGTCGTCCCTGCGCTCAAAGCCATCGAGCCTGCCCGGTTGCCGGGCATCTGTCTGGGGGATGCGGCGTTGCAGGAACATTTTCGCAAGGCGCTGCGGGTGTTCGAGCGCGATGTGCCGTTGCTGATCCATGGCGAAACCGGCTCCGGCAAAGAAGCTTTCGCCAAGGCAGTGCATCATGCCAGCCAGCGCGCCGGGAAAAACTTCGTGGCGCTTAACTGCGCAGCCATCCCGGAAAGCCTGATCGAGAGCGAGCTGTTTGGTTATCGCGGCGGCAGCTTCACCGGCGCCCGCAAGGAAGGCATGCGCGGCAAGCTGCAACAGGCCGACGGTGGCACGCTGTTTCTGGATGAAATCGGTGACATGCCCCTGGCCTTGCAGACCCGTTTGCTGCGGGTGCTGGAAGATCGTCAGGTGGTGCCCATCGGCGGCGAGCCCGAAGCAGTCAACGTGCGCATCATCAGCGCCACCCACCGTCAGTTGCTTGATCGGGTGCGCGACGGCAGTTTTCGCGAGGACTTGTACTACCGACTTAACGGCCTGGAAATCCCCTTGCCGGCGTTGCGCGAGCGCAGCGACAAGTCGCAGTTGCTGGATTTTCTGTTGGCCGAAGAGGCGGGCGCCGAAGCGGTGTCCATCGACGAACCGGCGCGCCAGGCGCTGCTGGGGTTCGACTGGCCGGGCAACGTGCGGCAACTGCGCAATGTGCTGCGCACCCTCGCCGCGTTATGTGACGGCGGGCGGATTGGGCTGGAGGATCTGCCAGCGATGATTCGCCAGAGCCCGTCGGTGGTGGTTGAAACGGTGGCGGAACGCCCGCTGGAAGATGCCGAGCGGTTGGCGCTGCTCGATGCCCTGGAACGCCAGCGCTGGCACATGACCCACACCGCCGAGCAACTGGGCATCAGCCGCAACACCCTCTACCGAAAACTGCGCAAGCACGCCATCGCCCGCTGA
- the mpl gene encoding UDP-N-acetylmuramate:L-alanyl-gamma-D-glutamyl-meso-diaminopimelate ligase: MHIHILGICGTFMGSMAVLAKELGHHVTGSDANVYPPMSTQLEAQGIELTQGYDPAQLDPAPDLVVIGNAMSRGNPAVEYVLNKGLPYVSGPQWLADHVLQGRWVLAVAGTHGKTTTSSMLAWVLEHAGMSPGFLIGGVPQNFSVSARLGGTPFFVIEADEYDSAFFDKRSKFVHYRPRTAILNNLEFDHADIFPDLPAIERQFHHLVRTIPSEGLVIHPTTEPALQRVIEMGCWTPVQTTGAGGQWQVKLLKDDGSQFEVMFEGVAQGVVDWDMTGQHNVANALATLAAARHVGVVPSMGIAALSAFKSVKRRMEKVAEVRGITIYDDFAHHPTAIATTLDGLRKRIGDAPLIAIIEPRSNSMKLGAHRDGLPESVVDADQVIWYAPANLGWDLGATAALCTVPSIVSDSLEGIIERVKSQAQPGTHVVIMSNGGFGGLHGKLAEALK, translated from the coding sequence ATGCACATCCATATTCTCGGTATTTGCGGCACTTTCATGGGTTCGATGGCGGTATTGGCCAAGGAACTGGGCCATCACGTGACCGGTTCCGACGCCAACGTCTACCCGCCGATGAGCACGCAGCTGGAGGCCCAGGGCATTGAATTGACCCAAGGCTACGACCCGGCGCAACTGGACCCGGCGCCGGACCTGGTGGTCATCGGCAACGCCATGTCCCGCGGCAATCCGGCGGTTGAATACGTGCTCAACAAAGGCTTGCCTTACGTGTCCGGTCCGCAATGGCTGGCCGATCATGTGTTGCAGGGCCGTTGGGTCCTGGCCGTGGCCGGCACCCATGGCAAGACCACCACCAGCAGTATGCTCGCCTGGGTGCTGGAGCACGCGGGCATGAGCCCGGGCTTTTTGATCGGCGGCGTGCCGCAGAATTTCTCGGTATCGGCGCGCCTGGGTGGCACACCGTTTTTCGTGATCGAGGCCGACGAATACGACAGCGCGTTCTTCGACAAACGTTCGAAGTTTGTCCACTACCGCCCACGTACCGCGATCCTCAACAACCTTGAGTTCGATCACGCCGACATCTTCCCGGATCTGCCAGCCATCGAGCGGCAATTCCACCATTTGGTGCGCACCATCCCGAGTGAAGGCCTGGTGATCCATCCGACCACCGAGCCGGCCTTGCAGCGCGTCATCGAGATGGGCTGCTGGACCCCGGTACAAACCACCGGTGCCGGCGGGCAGTGGCAAGTGAAGCTGCTCAAGGACGACGGTTCGCAGTTCGAAGTCATGTTCGAAGGCGTGGCCCAAGGTGTGGTCGATTGGGACATGACCGGTCAGCACAACGTCGCCAACGCTCTGGCCACTCTGGCGGCGGCTCGTCATGTCGGCGTGGTGCCGTCCATGGGCATCGCCGCGCTGAGTGCGTTCAAAAGCGTGAAGCGGCGGATGGAAAAGGTCGCTGAAGTGCGCGGCATCACCATCTATGACGACTTCGCCCACCACCCGACGGCCATCGCCACCACCCTCGACGGTTTGCGCAAGCGCATCGGCGATGCACCGCTGATTGCCATCATCGAGCCGCGTTCCAACTCCATGAAACTCGGCGCCCACCGCGACGGCCTGCCGGAAAGCGTGGTGGATGCCGATCAGGTGATCTGGTACGCGCCGGCCAACCTGGGTTGGGACCTGGGCGCCACCGCCGCGTTGTGCACGGTGCCGTCGATTGTCAGCGATTCGCTGGAAGGCATCATCGAGCGCGTGAAGAGCCAGGCCCAGCCCGGTACTCACGTGGTGATCATGAGCAACGGCGGCTTCGGCGGCCTGCACGGCAAACTGGCCGAGGCACTGAAATGA
- the ubiX gene encoding flavin prenyltransferase UbiX, protein MNTRLESNGPERITLAMTGASGAQYGLRLLDCLVREDREVHFLISKAAQLVMATETDVTLPAKTQMMQAFLTEYTGAAAGQIRVYGKEDWMSPVASGSGAPAAMVVVPCSTGTLSAIATGACNNLIERAADVTLKERRQLILVPREAPYSSIHLEHMLKLSNMGVTILPASPGFYHQPQTIDDLIDFVVARILNLLNIPQDMLPRWGEYHLSSDE, encoded by the coding sequence ATGAACACTCGCCTGGAGAGCAATGGCCCCGAACGCATCACGCTGGCGATGACCGGTGCTTCCGGCGCCCAGTACGGCTTGCGCCTGCTCGATTGCCTGGTGCGCGAAGACCGCGAGGTGCATTTCCTCATCTCCAAGGCGGCGCAATTGGTGATGGCTACCGAGACCGACGTTACCCTGCCGGCCAAGACCCAGATGATGCAGGCCTTCCTCACCGAATACACCGGTGCGGCGGCGGGGCAGATTCGCGTGTACGGCAAGGAAGACTGGATGTCGCCAGTGGCCTCGGGCTCCGGCGCGCCGGCGGCGATGGTGGTGGTGCCGTGTTCCACCGGCACGCTCTCGGCGATTGCCACCGGTGCCTGCAACAACCTGATCGAACGCGCCGCCGACGTGACGCTCAAGGAGCGCCGCCAGTTGATCCTGGTGCCGCGTGAGGCGCCGTATTCGAGTATTCATCTGGAGCACATGCTCAAGCTGTCGAACATGGGTGTGACGATTCTGCCGGCCTCGCCGGGTTTTTATCACCAGCCACAGACCATCGATGACCTGATCGATTTTGTGGTCGCGCGGATTCTCAATCTGCTGAACATCCCCCAAGACATGCTGCCGCGCTGGGGCGAGTACCATTTGAGCAGTGATGAATAA
- a CDS encoding ethanolamine ammonia-lyase subunit EutB: MASFAHTVGAQTYRFDSLKDLMAKASPARSGDFLAEVAALNDGERVAAQMALADLPLSHFLQEMLIPYEDDEVTRLIVDTHDKQAFAAVSHLTVGGFRDWLLSDAADEHSLRALAPGLTPEMVAAVSKIMRVQDLVLVAQKIRVVTKFRGTLGLRGRLSTRLQPNHPTDEPAGIAASILDGLLFGNGDAMIGINPATDSTASICAMLEMLDAIIQRYDIPTQGCVLTHVTTSIEAANRGVPLDLVFQSIAGTEAANASFGINLNVLQEGYEAGLSLNRGTLGNNLMYFETGQGSALSANAHHGVDQQTCETRAYAVARHFNPFLVNTVVGFIGPEYLYNGKQIIRAGLEDHFCGKLLGVPMGCDICYTNHAEADQDDMDTLLTLLAVAGINFIMGIPGSDDIMLNYQTTSFHDALYARQTLGLKPAPEFETWLANMGIFTQADGRVRFGDNLPPAFRHALAHLG; this comes from the coding sequence ATGGCCAGTTTTGCACACACGGTCGGCGCCCAGACCTACCGCTTCGACAGCCTCAAAGACTTGATGGCCAAGGCCAGCCCGGCGCGTTCCGGGGATTTTCTGGCCGAGGTCGCGGCGCTCAACGATGGTGAACGAGTGGCGGCGCAAATGGCCTTGGCCGACCTGCCCCTCAGCCATTTCCTGCAAGAAATGCTGATTCCTTACGAGGACGACGAAGTCACCCGGCTGATCGTCGACACCCACGATAAACAGGCCTTCGCCGCCGTCAGCCATCTTACGGTCGGCGGTTTTCGCGACTGGCTGCTCAGCGACGCGGCCGACGAACACAGCCTGCGGGCGCTGGCCCCGGGCCTGACCCCGGAAATGGTCGCCGCCGTGTCGAAGATCATGCGCGTGCAGGATCTGGTGCTGGTGGCGCAGAAAATCCGCGTGGTGACGAAATTTCGCGGCACCCTCGGCCTGCGCGGGCGCCTGTCCACCCGCCTGCAACCCAACCACCCCACCGACGAACCCGCCGGGATCGCCGCGAGCATTCTCGACGGCCTGCTCTTCGGCAACGGCGACGCCATGATCGGCATCAACCCGGCCACCGACAGCACAGCGTCGATCTGCGCCATGCTGGAAATGCTCGACGCCATCATCCAGCGCTACGACATCCCGACCCAAGGCTGCGTGCTGACCCACGTCACCACCTCCATTGAAGCGGCGAACCGTGGCGTGCCCCTGGACCTGGTGTTCCAGTCCATTGCCGGCACCGAAGCGGCCAACGCCAGTTTCGGCATCAACCTGAACGTCTTGCAGGAAGGCTACGAGGCCGGGCTGAGCCTGAATCGCGGTACTTTGGGCAACAACCTGATGTATTTCGAAACCGGCCAGGGCAGCGCCCTGTCAGCCAACGCCCACCACGGCGTCGATCAACAGACCTGCGAAACCCGGGCCTACGCCGTGGCACGGCATTTCAACCCGTTTCTGGTGAATACCGTCGTAGGGTTTATCGGCCCGGAATACCTGTACAACGGCAAACAGATCATCCGCGCCGGCCTGGAAGATCACTTCTGCGGCAAGTTGCTGGGCGTGCCGATGGGTTGCGACATCTGCTACACCAACCACGCCGAAGCCGACCAGGACGACATGGACACCCTGCTGACCCTGCTGGCCGTGGCCGGGATCAACTTCATCATGGGCATCCCCGGCTCCGACGACATCATGCTCAACTACCAGACCACCTCGTTCCACGACGCCCTCTATGCCCGCCAGACCCTGGGCCTGAAGCCGGCGCCGGAATTCGAGACCTGGCTGGCGAACATGGGCATCTTCACCCAGGCCGATGGCCGGGTGCGGTTCGGCGACAACCTGCCACCGGCGTTTCGTCACGCATTAGCTCATTTGGGATAA
- the eat gene encoding ethanolamine permease, producing MPSDHANPQPATSSVDFEKVGSEYFQQRELKKGAAGWVLLVGLGVAYVISGDYAGWNFGLAQGGWGGMFLATLLMAAMYLCMCFSLAELSSMIPTAGGGYGFARSAFGPWGGFLTGTAILIEYAIAPAAIAVFIGAYCQSLFGIGGWMIYLAFYIIFIAIHIFGVGEALKLMFIITAVAALALGVFLVAMVPHFDVANLLDIPVTAATGASPFLPFGYVGVWAAIPYAIWFFLAVEGVPLAAEETKNPKRDLPRGLIGAMLVLVAFALLILVIGPGGAGSNALMASGNPLVEALAKAYGGSTWMGNFVNLVGLAGLIASFFSIIYAYSRQIFALSRAGYLPRKLSETNKSKAPVLALIIPGIIGFGLSLTGQGDLLILVAVFGATISYVLMMAAHITLRIRRPKMDRPYRTPGGIFTSGVALVLACIAVVAGFLVDPRVVIGAAIIYGVLIAYFAFYSRHHLVAGTPEEEFAAIQKAEEALH from the coding sequence ATGCCAAGCGATCATGCAAACCCGCAACCGGCAACGTCCTCAGTCGACTTCGAAAAAGTCGGCTCCGAATATTTCCAACAACGTGAACTGAAAAAAGGCGCGGCGGGCTGGGTCCTGCTGGTGGGCCTGGGGGTGGCGTATGTCATTTCCGGGGACTACGCCGGCTGGAACTTCGGCCTGGCCCAGGGCGGTTGGGGCGGGATGTTCCTCGCCACACTGCTGATGGCCGCGATGTACCTGTGCATGTGCTTTTCCCTGGCCGAGCTGTCCTCGATGATTCCTACCGCCGGCGGCGGCTATGGCTTTGCCCGTAGCGCATTCGGGCCCTGGGGCGGGTTTCTCACGGGCACGGCGATCCTGATCGAGTACGCCATCGCCCCAGCGGCGATTGCGGTGTTCATCGGCGCGTATTGCCAATCGCTATTTGGCATTGGCGGCTGGATGATCTACCTGGCGTTCTACATCATCTTCATCGCCATCCACATATTCGGCGTGGGTGAAGCGCTCAAACTGATGTTCATCATCACCGCCGTCGCCGCCCTGGCACTGGGCGTGTTTCTGGTGGCAATGGTGCCGCATTTCGACGTCGCCAACCTGCTGGACATCCCGGTCACGGCGGCCACGGGCGCCAGCCCATTCCTGCCGTTCGGCTATGTCGGCGTGTGGGCGGCCATTCCGTATGCCATCTGGTTTTTCCTGGCCGTAGAAGGTGTACCGCTGGCGGCTGAAGAAACCAAGAACCCCAAGCGCGACCTGCCACGCGGCCTGATCGGCGCCATGCTGGTGCTGGTGGCGTTCGCCCTGCTGATTCTGGTGATCGGCCCAGGCGGCGCGGGTTCCAATGCGCTGATGGCTTCGGGCAACCCGCTGGTGGAAGCCCTGGCCAAGGCCTACGGCGGCTCGACCTGGATGGGCAACTTCGTCAACCTTGTGGGCCTGGCGGGCCTGATCGCCAGCTTCTTCTCGATCATCTACGCCTACTCGCGGCAGATCTTCGCGTTGTCTCGCGCCGGTTACCTGCCACGCAAGCTCTCCGAAACCAATAAAAGCAAAGCACCGGTCTTGGCGCTGATCATCCCCGGTATCATCGGTTTCGGGCTGTCCCTGACCGGCCAGGGCGATCTGCTGATTCTGGTGGCGGTGTTCGGCGCCACCATCTCCTACGTGCTGATGATGGCCGCGCACATCACCCTGCGCATCCGTCGCCCCAAAATGGACCGGCCATACCGCACACCGGGCGGCATCTTCACCTCGGGCGTGGCCCTGGTGCTGGCGTGCATCGCCGTGGTGGCGGGCTTTCTGGTGGATCCGCGGGTGGTCATCGGCGCCGCGATCATCTATGGAGTGTTAATTGCTTACTTCGCGTTCTACAGTCGGCACCACTTGGTAGCAGGCACGCCCGAAGAAGAATTCGCGGCCATTCAGAAAGCTGAAGAAGCCTTGCACTAA
- a CDS encoding oxidoreductase, which yields MYLTPQHVLLAGATGLTGEHLLDRLLNEPTITRVLAPSRRPLAEHPHLENPVGEPAELLSRLSGQVDIAFCCLGTTIKKAGSEQAFRAVDLDLVVAFAKRARELGARHLIVISALGADPTSSIFYNRVKGEMEAALKAQDWPQLTLCRPSLLLGERTEPRLAEQLAGPLSRLIPGKYHGIEACQLARAMWRLALEEQEGVRVVESDELRKLGK from the coding sequence ATGTACTTGACGCCTCAGCATGTTTTGCTTGCCGGAGCTACCGGGCTGACCGGGGAACATCTACTGGACCGGCTGCTCAACGAACCGACCATCACACGTGTATTGGCGCCTTCACGCCGGCCGCTGGCCGAGCATCCACACCTGGAAAACCCGGTCGGAGAACCGGCAGAACTGCTGTCCCGCCTCAGTGGCCAGGTGGACATCGCTTTTTGCTGCCTTGGTACGACCATCAAGAAGGCCGGTTCGGAACAGGCGTTTCGCGCGGTGGACCTGGACCTGGTAGTGGCCTTCGCCAAGCGCGCCCGGGAGCTGGGCGCAAGGCACCTGATTGTGATCAGTGCGCTGGGGGCTGACCCGACCTCTTCGATCTTCTACAACCGGGTCAAGGGCGAAATGGAAGCCGCCCTCAAGGCCCAGGACTGGCCACAATTGACCCTTTGCCGCCCTTCCCTGCTACTGGGCGAACGCACCGAACCGCGGTTGGCCGAACAATTGGCCGGCCCCTTGTCGAGGCTGATCCCCGGCAAGTACCACGGCATCGAAGCCTGCCAACTGGCCCGAGCCATGTGGCGCCTGGCCCTGGAAGAACAGGAAGGGGTGCGGGTGGTGGAGTCGGATGAGTTGCGTAAGCTGGGCAAATAA
- a CDS encoding YceK/YidQ family lipoprotein yields the protein MNKLLMVVLALQLTGCATARTLDAAKPGAPVVYAGTRLDLYALNGGCCAMDRFGAQAPSYPGLDLPGSALLDTLLLPLSLLTALGVGFQATGGL from the coding sequence ATGAATAAGCTGCTGATGGTAGTGCTGGCGCTGCAACTGACCGGCTGCGCCACCGCCCGCACCCTGGACGCCGCCAAACCCGGCGCGCCAGTGGTGTATGCCGGGACGCGCCTGGATCTCTACGCCCTTAATGGCGGTTGCTGCGCCATGGACCGTTTTGGTGCGCAAGCCCCGAGCTATCCAGGTCTTGATCTGCCGGGCAGTGCGTTGCTCGACACCCTGTTGTTGCCCTTGTCATTGCTGACGGCACTGGGGGTGGGGTTTCAGGCTACGGGTGGGTTGTAG